TTCATGGAAAACCTCATTGCAGTTTTTATAGCCGTATTCTTGGCCGAGTTCGGGGACAAGACCCAGCTGACAACTATAGCCTTCGCTTCTAAGTATGGCTGGAAAACGGCCTTTATCGGCGCAATCCTCGCTCTCGCGACCGTTAATATCATCGGCGCCCTCGTTGGGGAAGTTCTTGGCGATGTCCTCCCTATGGATTTAATTCACGAGGGCGCCGGGGTTTTGTTCATCGTCTTCGGCATTCTGATGCTACTCGGAAAGCTTTAGGGGTGGTTGCCATGGAAAAGAGATGGTCAACTGTGTTGATAAACACGGTACTCTTGGCTTCGGGCTTCGGAACCATGCACATGCTGGAAAAGTTTAAGGATGTGGTTCTGGCACACTACGGCATAACAGAGGCAATGATGAGTTATCAGCAGACGGCCTACGTCGTTGGACTCTTTGTGGCCTTTCTCCTCGGTGGAACGAGTCTCTTTAAGGGCTCCTTCAAGAGGAGCGTGGCTTTAATAGTGAGCTTCGCGGCGATTCCTCAGTTCCTGATTCCATTCATGCCCAACTGGTGGGGTGTTGTTGCGCTACGCTTCTTTCAGGGCTTTATAGTTGCCCTCATAGCGGTCTTCAGCAACCAGATTGGCAGGCTTTTCGTGGCTGAGAGGCCATTTGCCAAGGGTGTAATCCTCTCTGGAATATTCTGGGGTGGAATCTACGGCATAAACCTTGCCAAGTGGGCTGGCGGGAGCAAGGCCAGCTGGTCCTCCGTTACCGAGGCCTTCATCATCTCTGCTGTTATAATGTACGTCATGCTCGCAATATGGTGGCTCTTCGTTGAGGACTTCGAGATTCCTAAGGAGAAGCACTCTTCCAAGGGAGTTAATGTCTGGAAGATGCCCTTCACTTGGGTCTTTGGGTTCACCTTCTTCCCGGCCCTTTGGATTATCTTCACCCTCGGCTCCTTCACGCTCCACAACGTCAAGTTCAGCGACGCGCAGGTGGCGAACCTCGTCATGACCCTTGAGGTCTCAATGGGGCTGTGGTCCATAATCATGGGCTACCTCGGCTACCGTCTCTCCGTTAAGAACACCAGCAACCGCGGTCTCTTCAAGGCCATCGTAAGTGTTATGACGCTCTCATACGCCGTAACATTCCTCGGTCTCTTTATCGTCTGGAAGGCCATAAGCGCCAACGACTACACCCTCGCGCTCCTTGGAATAGCTGTAACGGGAATCGTTCAGGGAACTGGACCAGCGTTCTGGACAACGGCTCCAGCGGCCTATCCAAAGGAAATCTACCCTGAGGCCAGCTTTGCCCTCGGTCTAATCTCGAACTCAGCGAACGCGGTGGCTCCAAACGTCATGTTCGTCTTGGTCCATAGCGTTACAACGGGAATGATAATCTACCTCAGCATGGCCCTTCTTGGTATAGTGCTTCTCCTCGTCTCGAGCAGGATGAAGCTCCCGGTTGAGGAGCTCTCCTAACCCCTCTTTTTTATCACGTGGATGTCCCTGATTAGGCGGTGCCTTTCTTCGTAGTCGAGGTACCTCCCCAGAACCTCAAAGCCGAGCTTTCCGAGCCACCCTCGCTCCTTCCGGTAGATGCTCTCGTCCCTCAGCCTGTAGGCGGGAAACACAAAAACGACCCTTCCGTTTCGCTTTAAAACGTCCGCAAGGCTCTCGAAGACTGAATAGTAAAAACGGTCGAGCTCGTTGGCCATCTTTATAGCCTCTCCTCTGCTGGGGTTCCTCTTTAAGGGCTTCCCGAGGTAGGGTTCCGTAACTATCGCATCAAAGCGCTCGCGGAAACATCTCTTGAGCTTTCTGGCGTCGCAGACCTCTATTCTGGCCGAGTTCTTGACTCTAAACTCCCTCCTCAGCCACTCGATGTTTCTCCTAGCTTCCCCAACTCTTTCGGGGTTGCGGTCGCTCCCGTAAGAGGGCAATCCCTGGAGGACGAACTCCTGGAGGACTGTTCCAATCCCGCAGAAGGGGTCGAGGAATTTTCCTTTCTTGACTTCGGTGAGGTTTACCATTACCCTGGCGAGCCTCGGCGGAATGGAAAGGATTGGCCTCTGGACGGGCCTCTCAACGTCGAGCTTCTTCAGCTCGAAGGGGTCTGTAACCCTAACCGTTTCCCCGACGAGAAAGCTCCCATCGTTTCTAAAGAGGAACACTATGTCCTTGACTTCAGGAAAGCCCTTCAGAATTAACTCAGCAGGCATGGAATAGACCTTGGCCGGCTTGAAGAACTTTGCTGGTCCGGTTTCTTTGAAGTGCCTCTTTACTTTGCTCCCCAGTTTCCTCCAGAGCTTCCAGTCGTCTCTCCCGTACAGGCTTACCGTGAAGAGCCTGGCGTATTCAAGGTCTTTGATGGCTTCTTCGCTTTCTCCAACGATTCTAATTAACTTGAGCGAACCCCCGAGCCAGCGGAAGTGTCTCTCCACCGAGGGCTTCGACTCAAAGACAATCCAGTTATTTGATTCCTCAAGGGGCCTGACCTTTAGGCCAAAGCGCCTTGCGAGGGCGAAGAATTCTGCCCTTCCCAGCTCTGGGTTCTTTCCCAAAATAACTCCATACATGGATT
The Thermococcus sp. genome window above contains:
- a CDS encoding TMEM165/GDT1 family protein, which translates into the protein MENLIAVFIAVFLAEFGDKTQLTTIAFASKYGWKTAFIGAILALATVNIIGALVGEVLGDVLPMDLIHEGAGVLFIVFGILMLLGKL
- a CDS encoding MFS transporter — protein: MEKRWSTVLINTVLLASGFGTMHMLEKFKDVVLAHYGITEAMMSYQQTAYVVGLFVAFLLGGTSLFKGSFKRSVALIVSFAAIPQFLIPFMPNWWGVVALRFFQGFIVALIAVFSNQIGRLFVAERPFAKGVILSGIFWGGIYGINLAKWAGGSKASWSSVTEAFIISAVIMYVMLAIWWLFVEDFEIPKEKHSSKGVNVWKMPFTWVFGFTFFPALWIIFTLGSFTLHNVKFSDAQVANLVMTLEVSMGLWSIIMGYLGYRLSVKNTSNRGLFKAIVSVMTLSYAVTFLGLFIVWKAISANDYTLALLGIAVTGIVQGTGPAFWTTAPAAYPKEIYPEASFALGLISNSANAVAPNVMFVLVHSVTTGMIIYLSMALLGIVLLLVSSRMKLPVEELS
- a CDS encoding TRM11 family methyltransferase; the protein is MYGVILGKNPELGRAEFFALARRFGLKVRPLEESNNWIVFESKPSVERHFRWLGGSLKLIRIVGESEEAIKDLEYARLFTVSLYGRDDWKLWRKLGSKVKRHFKETGPAKFFKPAKVYSMPAELILKGFPEVKDIVFLFRNDGSFLVGETVRVTDPFELKKLDVERPVQRPILSIPPRLARVMVNLTEVKKGKFLDPFCGIGTVLQEFVLQGLPSYGSDRNPERVGEARRNIEWLRREFRVKNSARIEVCDARKLKRCFRERFDAIVTEPYLGKPLKRNPSRGEAIKMANELDRFYYSVFESLADVLKRNGRVVFVFPAYRLRDESIYRKERGWLGKLGFEVLGRYLDYEERHRLIRDIHVIKKRG